From Erigeron canadensis isolate Cc75 chromosome 8, C_canadensis_v1, whole genome shotgun sequence, one genomic window encodes:
- the LOC122580477 gene encoding SUPPRESSOR OF GAMMA RESPONSE 1-like, with translation MAKSWLIDGTTIATSIKTCGLHTEHQVIDHSKVYLECPQCSCRIDKCNENEWPGLPAGVKFDPSEVELLEHLAAKCGAGNEKPHEFIDLFIPTLDEKEGICYIHPENLPGARKDGTGFHFFYRTTNAYTKGQRKRRRICDTSGLTTDVRWHKTGNTKAIFKNGQHLGFKKILVLYKDADGDPKSCHWVMHQYHLGTNKDEKDGDYVVSKIIFQAKKQTENVVSTVVEKSDAMMSLTTPTTPIANAPDPPRPGKTPLYEDVSGDYVIQSPNQDAEYFEQKYLPSFSNPENDSQAIDCTAGAAVNIGPGTTCFENLDMDSPPDFCIADLYFPPEDSYCGSLDWL, from the exons ATGGCGAA GAGTTGGCTTATTGATGGTACAACTATAGCGACGAGTATAAAAACGTGTGGTCTTCATACAGAGCATCAAGTCATAGATCACAGTAAAGTATATTTGGAATGCCCACAATGCAGTTGCAGGATCGATAAATGCAAT GAAAATGAGTGGCCTGGACTTCCGGCTGGAGTGAAGTTTGATCCATCTGAAGTTGAGCTGTTAGAACATTTAGCAGCCAAATGTGGAGCAGGGAATGAGAAGCCACATGAATTTATTGATTTGTTCATCCCAACTTTGGATGAAAAAGAAGGAATTTGCTACATACATCCTGAAAATCTTCCTG GTGCAAGAAAAGATGGAACAGGTTTTCATTTCTTCTATCGAACCACCAATGCATACACTAAAGGTCAACGAAAGCGTCGGAGGATCTGCGATACATCTGGTTTGACGACAGATGTTCGTTGGCACAAAACTGGAAATACAAAGGCAATCTTTAAAAATGGACAACACCTaggatttaaaaaaatattggtTCTTTACAAGGACGCTGACGGAGATCCCAAATCTTGTCATTGGGTTATGCATCAGTACCATCTAGGAACCAATAAAGATGAGAAGGATGGAGACTATGTGGTTTCTAAGATaatttttcaagcaaaaaaGCAGACGGAGAATGTTGTATCTACTGTAGTTGAAAAATCAGATGCAATGATGAGTCTAACCACTCCTACAACTCCAATTGCCAATGCTCCTGATCCACCACGGCCGGGAAAGACTCCCTTATATGAAGATGTCAGTGGTGATTATGTTATCCAGTCACCGAACCAG GATGCAGAGTACTTTGAGCAGAAGTACCTTCCATCCTTTTCTAATCCTGAGAATGATTCACAAGCCATCGACTGCACTGCAGGAGCCGCTGTAAACATAGGTCCTGGAACCACATGCTTTGAGAATCTGGACATGGATAGTCCGCCTGATTTTTGCATTGCA GATTTGTATTTTCCACCTGAAGATAGTTATTGTGGGTCTTTGGATTGGTTATAG